From Dasypus novemcinctus isolate mDasNov1 chromosome 8, mDasNov1.1.hap2, whole genome shotgun sequence, the proteins below share one genomic window:
- the S1PR3 gene encoding sphingosine 1-phosphate receptor 3 encodes MATVFTPQERPSWGNETLQEHYNYVGKLAGRLKDASKSSTLTTVLFLIICSFIVLENLMVLIAIWKNNKFHNRMYFFIGNLALCDLLAGIAYKVNILMSGKKTFSLSPTVWFIREGSMFVALGASTCSLLAIAIERHLTMIKMRPYDANKKHRVFLLIGMCWLIAFSLGALPILGWNCLHNLPDCSTVLPLYSKKYIAFCISIFIAILAAIVVLYARIYFLVKSSSRNVANHNNSERSMALLRTVVIVVSVFIACWSPLFILLLIDVACQVRECAVLFKAQWFIALAVLNSAMNPVIYTLASKEMRRAFFRLICNCLVRRKGARSSPIQPALEPSRSKSSSSNHSGLSPKIKEDLSQMPTSSCITDKNKTLQNGILCK; translated from the coding sequence ATGGCGACTGTCTTCACCCCCCAAGAGAGACCCTCCTGGGGGAACGAGACCCTGCAGGAGCACTACAACTACGTGGGGAAGCTGGCGGGCAGGCTGAAGGACGCCTCCAAGAGCAGCACGCTCACCACCGTGCTGTTCCTGATCATCTGCAGCTTCATCGTCTTGGAGAACCTGATGGTCTTGATTGCCATCTGGAAAAACAATAAGTTTCACAACCGCATGTACTTTTTCATCGGCAATCTGGCTCTCTGCGACCTGCTGGCCGGCATAGCTTACAAGGTCAACATTTTGATGTCCGGCAAGAAGACGTTCAGCCTGTCTCCGACGGTCTGGTTCATAAGGGAGGGCAGCATGTTCGTGGCTCTTGGGGCATCCACCTGTAGTTTACTGGCCATCGCCATAGAGAGACACTTGACGATGATCAAAATGAGGCCGTACGATGCCAACAAGAAGCACCGCGTCTTCCTCCTGATCGGGATGTGCTGGCTCATTGCCTTCTCCCTGGGTGCTTTGCCCATCCTGGGCTGGAACTGCCTCCACAATCTCCCCGACTGCTCCACCGTCCTGCCTCTCTACTCCAAGAAGTACATCGCGTTCTGCATCAGCATCTTCATCGCCATCCTGGCGGCCATCGTCGTCCTCTACGCCCGCATCTATTTCCTGGTCAAGTCCAGCAGCCGCAACGTGGCCAACCACAACAACTCGGAGAGGTCCATGGCCCTGCTGCGCACCGTGGTGATCGTCGTGAGCGTGTTCATCGCCTGCTGGTCCCCGCTCTTCATCCTCCTCCTCATCGACGTGGCCTGCCAGGTGAGGGAGTGCGCGGTGCTCTTCAAAGCCCAGTGGTTCATCGCGCTGGCGGTGCTCAATTCCGCCATGAACCCCGTCATCTACACGCTGGCCAGCAAGGAGATGCGCCGTGCCTTCTTCCGCCTCATCTGCAACTGCCTGGTCAGGCGCAAGGGCGCCCGCTCCTCGCCCATCCAGCCTGCTCTCGAACCCAGCAGAAGCAAATCGAGCAGCAGCAACCACAGCGGCCTTTCCCCGAAGATCAAGGAAGACCTTTCCCAGATGCCCACCTCGTCCTGCATCACcgacaaaaacaaaaccctgcaGAACGGTATCCTCTGCAAGTGA